The Oxyura jamaicensis isolate SHBP4307 breed ruddy duck chromosome 3, BPBGC_Ojam_1.0, whole genome shotgun sequence genome segment TCTGGTTCCTGTACAAGGCAGGCAAGGCGCTCTGCACGCCCTCCTCAGCCCCGGCGGCAGGGGGCCCCACGAAGGGCTGGGGTCTGGAGGTGTCCATGGCCACCACAGGCGGGCACTTCCTCACCTGGGCGTTCCTCCGCAGGGCCTGGGCAATCATGACGTAGGAGACAGACACCACGGCCACGCAGCAGATGAAGTCAGTGACATAGAGGTAGAGGATGATCTTCCCCTCCCCGCTGGCGAAGCTGGACATGGGCAGGCAGAGACGGGAGCCGCGGGTTTTCAAGGTGGCCAGGGTGGCCAGGGTGAAGCTGGTGGCCCACAGGAGCAGAGTGAGGAGCAgggtgcaggggaaggaggcggCGCGGTGTGGCTGCTTCCCCAGGACCATGCGCAGCCGGTGCAGGGCAATGACCGCCACCGTCTTGAGCGACATGATGATGAAGCCAGAGCTGGTGAGGTGGAAGGCGAAGCAGAAGGTGCCCGGGGCGCCTCGGGCCGAGTCGAAGAAGAGGACGAAGGCAAACATGGGGGCGGCCACCCCGCAGATGAAGAGGTCGCAGAAGGAGAGGTTGAGGATCATGAAGTCGAAGTTGGTCCTGAATTTCCTGAGGGCCGGGTCGAAGAAGGACAAGAAGACGATGAGGTTGCCGTAGGATCCCAGGCAGAAGACGAGGGCCAGCAGCGAGGCGCAGGCCGCCAGGGTGGCCGTGTGGGtgccctcccgcagccccccggcggCGCTGCCGTTCCCGCCCAGCGGCAGCAGCGCGGCGCCGGGGGGCTCCTCCTCGCCCCCCGCCGGCAGCCGCCCCGACGCGTTCATCTCCGCCCGCCGCCTCACCGCGGCCGAGGCGGGCCCATGGCgggggccgcccgccgccgccgctccctcAGGGCTGCCCGCGGCCAGGCGCCGNNNNNNNNNNNNNNNNNNNNNNNNNNNNNNNNNNNNNNNNNNNNNNNNNNNNNNNNNNNNNNNNNNNNNNNNNNNNNNNNNNNNNNNNNNNNNNNNNNNNNNNNNNNNNNNNNNNNNNNNNNNNNNNNNNNNNNNNNNNNNNNNNNNNNNNNNNNNNNNNNNNNNNNNNNNNNNNNNNNNNNNNNNNNNNNNNNNNNNNNNNNNNNNNNNNNNNNNNNNNNNNNNNNNNNNNNNNNNNNNNNNNNNNNNNNNNNNNNNNNNNNNNNNNNNNNNNNNNNNNNNNNNNNNNNNNNNNNNNNNNNNNNNNNNNNNNNNNNNNNNNNNNNNNNNNNNNNNNNNNNNNNNNNNNNNNNNNNNNNNNNNNNNNNNNNNNNNNNNNNNNNNNNNNNNNNNNNNNNNNCCAGTGCAGGGAACGCAGCTAGGAGGTCTTACAAGTCgtgtcccagccctgcccttaACAGGAAACCAAGTCAACAGCTGGCCACTCAAGGCTTCAGGGTTCTTCTGTGTTAACATCAACAACGTACCTGccccaaaacaaaactgtttacCATAAAACATTAAGGCAGTTTTGCACCCCGCATCTGCTCTTGCTTGCACTTCTGCGCTGCTTTCCTGTGCAAACTGAGCAGGGTTGGAATGCCCTTCCTTGCTGGCACAGGGTCTAGAGTAAGGAAACATCAATCTTCCCGCAGcaaataagaatattttaaaaaaatagtagcaGTAACTGCATAAATAcagtataaatattaaatactttaaataggGGTGCTGTATTTGTGAAGTGATGATATATTGGATATCTCAACATTAAGTGGATCATTTGGAATCACTTACATGGGCTAGGTGATCAGGAAGTGCTCAGCACACGTACTCCAAGCCAGCAAAGGCCCCTGGTAGGCAGACACAACAGAGGGACTTCAATAACAGTCATCTCTGCTGTGTTCTCAGTGAAAGTCCAGCCAGGTAAAGGCACAAAAGTgctgtgaaaatacagaagatgcAGCACGTCTGACTTCTGCATGGGCACTTGTTCTATAGTGTACCTTCCCACATAGACTCATATATATCAATCTGGATATCATCTTAATAACCTTCCCCTACCCTCAGCAATCCCGCAGAAGGACGGTAGTGCTTTGCAGAAGCATCAAGGCAGTGACAAGAGCGTTAGGTTACCATCTGACAGCTCATCAATGCTACTTGgtagtttatttttcaacacatttctttctaaaactaAGAGCAATTTCTTTCAGTAAACCTATGACTCACAAGAGCAGCCAGGCCGACGAGCCTTGCATGCTAAGCACAACCTCCTGGCAATCAGTCCAGCCTTGTTATGTGGGGAAAAAGCTGGGAAAAGCTAGCAGCCATCAGAGCAGGCTGCAACCTGGGCACCTTGGTCAGGGGCATTTCacattgtttttgttcttaaactAGTTGCAATGAAGATGGACAAAACCCAGAACATCACATCCATGTTTTCCTGGGGCTTCAAGCCTCTCAGCTTGCctatcacttttattttcactcttgcttgtatttttgttctccaGTCATGGCTAATTTGAATTCTGTGGGTGAATCCTGGCCCTTCTgagtatgatttttttcagtgatgagCTGGGATCTCCCtaagttttcttatttataaacATCAGAACATGATTAACTGTATGATTAAACGAGAATGACAAAATAGCAGTGTAATGCAAGAGTCAATTACTTCAAAGTGATTAATGCTGAGGAAAGAGAGATGATTGTTCTCTGTAAGTGAAACTGATGTGAACACAATTCCCGCATCCTTTCAGAGCGGGCCATGTGGTACACTTAGTTGTAAGCAAGACACTAAGAATTTTGACCTTAGTTTCACGTTACGCCTAATG includes the following:
- the GPR75 gene encoding probable G-protein coupled receptor 75 codes for the protein MNASGRLPAGGEEEPPGAALLPLGGNGSAAGGLREGTHTATLAACASLLALVFCLGSYGNLIVFLSFFDPALRKFRTNFDFMILNLSFCDLFICGVAAPMFAFVLFFDSARGAPGTFCFAFHLTSSGFIIMSLKTVAVIALHRLRMVLGKQPHRAASFPCTLLLTLLLWATSFTLATLATLKTRGSRLCLPMSSFASGEGKIILYLYVTDFICCVAVVSVSYVMIAQALRRNAQVRKCPPVVAMDTSRPQPFVGPPAAGAEEGVQSALPALYRNQSSSKPQHIQTHGYTKHLGLPPVPATSRLQLVSAINLSAAKDSRAVVTCVVIVLSVLVCCLPLGISLVQDMLSSSGGFVLYQFELCGFTLIFFKSGLNPFIYSRNSAGLRRRVLWCLQYLALVFFCCKQKTRLQAMGKGSLEVNRNKSSHHETNSAYMLSPKPQKKLVDQACGPSHSKESVLSPKASFGHQHYAQSSSTPMNTRIEPYYSIYNSSPSQEVSTPNSLQPVNSTFGFTKSYVAMHYHTTNDLVRDYDSASTKQIPVPSV